In one window of Posidoniimonas corsicana DNA:
- a CDS encoding tyrosine-type recombinase/integrase yields MGRSHHYRVKALLLSGRTKYVLRWTEPTGRVREKTSSVPARKSFKSRADREAAELEVELSNDLTHDSEVEWSLFDRAYRERHLSMHSKDYGDSWRTVANHVETIIQPIVLTDVDATALSHLVGEFRRRELSESSIASYLTTLRSALNWAVDMGLLKEAPRFRKSKRAAGRRSKMRSRPVNAEEFDRFVLALRKVRPADAEQWITLANSMYWGGLRVAEAVSLSWDWEADFSVCLKGRFPMFRILSEGEKGAKDRLLPIAPEFAEILQKVPSAERKGLVAGVRLHRDTVVHQMSEAGRRAGIIVNRKGKTATSHDLRRSFGTRWAKRVMPADLQQLMRHASIQTTMDFYVEIDADDLASRLHGKAAQNQEGEILGGTDQTSRP; encoded by the coding sequence GTGGGACGATCCCACCATTACCGCGTGAAGGCGCTGCTGCTGAGTGGCCGGACGAAGTATGTCCTGCGCTGGACCGAGCCAACCGGTCGGGTGCGCGAGAAAACCTCGAGCGTGCCCGCCCGCAAGAGCTTCAAGTCGCGCGCGGACAGGGAGGCGGCGGAACTCGAGGTAGAACTCAGCAACGACCTGACCCACGACAGCGAGGTGGAGTGGTCGCTCTTCGATCGCGCCTACCGCGAGCGGCACCTGTCGATGCACAGCAAGGACTATGGCGACTCGTGGCGCACCGTGGCGAACCACGTCGAGACGATCATCCAGCCGATCGTGCTGACCGATGTCGACGCGACAGCGCTCTCGCACCTGGTTGGCGAGTTCCGCCGCCGGGAGCTGTCGGAGAGTTCGATCGCCAGCTACCTAACAACACTGAGGTCGGCGTTGAACTGGGCGGTGGACATGGGCCTGCTGAAGGAAGCCCCGCGGTTCCGCAAGTCGAAGCGAGCGGCGGGACGCAGGTCGAAGATGCGGAGCCGACCGGTCAACGCCGAGGAGTTCGACCGCTTCGTGCTGGCGCTCCGCAAGGTCCGGCCCGCCGACGCCGAGCAGTGGATCACCCTGGCCAACTCCATGTACTGGGGTGGGCTGCGGGTGGCGGAGGCGGTCTCGCTCAGTTGGGACTGGGAGGCGGACTTCTCGGTCTGCCTCAAGGGCCGGTTCCCGATGTTTCGAATCCTCTCCGAGGGGGAGAAGGGCGCGAAGGACCGGCTGCTCCCGATCGCTCCCGAATTCGCCGAGATCCTCCAGAAGGTTCCGTCCGCCGAGCGCAAGGGGCTGGTCGCAGGCGTTCGGCTGCACCGCGACACGGTCGTTCACCAGATGTCGGAGGCGGGCAGGCGGGCGGGGATCATTGTCAACCGCAAGGGGAAGACGGCGACCTCACACGACCTGCGGCGGTCGTTCGGCACCAGGTGGGCCAAGCGGGTGATGCCGGCGGACCTGCAGCAGTTGATGCGCCACGCTTCCATCCAAACGACGATGGACTTCTACGTGGAGATCGACGCGGACGACCTGGCGAGCCGGCTGCACGGGAAAGCGGCGCAGAACCAAGAGGGTGAGATTCTGGGTGGGACGGACCAAACGTCACGCCCCTGA
- a CDS encoding LexA family protein, translating to MPNSPLSRGQARVLVALRSYVATHGYAPTLRELAALLGIRSPYGVLCHLKALERKGYLRRVSHQARAITLHGAA from the coding sequence ATGCCAAACTCTCCTCTCAGCCGCGGCCAAGCCCGCGTTCTAGTCGCACTGCGGAGCTACGTCGCCACGCACGGATACGCACCCACGCTGCGCGAGTTGGCGGCGCTGCTCGGCATCCGGAGCCCGTACGGCGTGCTGTGTCACCTTAAGGCGCTAGAGCGGAAGGGCTACCTCCGCCGCGTGAGCCACCAGGCCCGCGCCATCACGCTGCACGGGGCGGCTTAG
- a CDS encoding TIGR03032 family protein — protein MSGVEPTAAEPTPNPLRSVHTTSFPELLQQLGASVLVTTYQAGKLVVLREDAGILNTHFRNLNKPMGLARDGGKLAIGCSIDIWEFHNVPAVCAKLDKSDDYPSVQAQHDACYLPRRSHCTGDVQIHEMAFVDGELVFVNTAFSCLAVRSDENSFEAVWRPGFTNQLAPGDHCHLNGLAVRDGRAKYVTAQGETNEPGGWRENKRDGGLLIDVDSKEILARGLSMPHSPRWYNGKLWVLESGEGTIGTVDLDTGRYHPIAQFPGFTRGLSFLGPLAFIGLSQVRESAIFSGIPLVERLKEAEERTCGVWVLNTETGETLGFCRFEEGVQEVFAVEVLPGVRFPDLVNHDPETVGHSYVLSDAALTDVPDELRK, from the coding sequence ATGAGCGGAGTCGAACCCACGGCCGCCGAGCCCACGCCCAATCCGCTCCGCAGCGTGCACACGACCAGTTTCCCGGAGCTGCTTCAGCAGCTCGGCGCATCGGTCTTGGTGACGACTTACCAAGCTGGCAAATTAGTTGTGCTGCGCGAAGATGCGGGCATCTTGAACACGCACTTCCGCAACCTCAACAAGCCGATGGGCCTGGCCCGTGACGGCGGCAAGCTGGCCATCGGTTGCAGCATCGACATCTGGGAGTTCCACAACGTCCCGGCCGTGTGCGCGAAGCTCGACAAGTCGGACGATTACCCCAGCGTGCAAGCGCAGCACGACGCGTGCTACCTGCCGCGACGCAGCCACTGCACGGGCGACGTGCAGATCCACGAGATGGCGTTCGTGGACGGCGAACTCGTGTTCGTCAACACGGCGTTCAGTTGCCTCGCGGTGCGGAGCGACGAGAACAGCTTCGAGGCGGTCTGGCGACCCGGGTTTACCAACCAGCTCGCCCCGGGTGACCACTGCCACCTGAACGGTCTGGCGGTCCGGGACGGCCGAGCGAAGTACGTCACGGCCCAGGGCGAGACCAACGAGCCAGGCGGCTGGCGTGAGAACAAGCGGGACGGCGGCCTGCTGATTGACGTCGATTCGAAAGAGATCCTCGCCCGCGGCCTGTCGATGCCGCACTCGCCCCGGTGGTACAACGGCAAGCTCTGGGTGCTCGAAAGCGGCGAGGGGACGATCGGCACGGTTGACCTCGACACCGGTAGGTACCATCCGATCGCCCAGTTCCCCGGTTTCACCCGCGGCCTGAGCTTCCTCGGACCGCTAGCCTTCATCGGCCTCTCGCAAGTCCGTGAGTCGGCCATCTTCAGCGGAATCCCCCTCGTCGAACGATTGAAGGAAGCCGAAGAACGCACCTGCGGCGTCTGGGTGCTCAACACCGAGACCGGCGAGACCCTCGGCTTCTGCCGATTCGAAGAAGGCGTGCAAGAGGTCTTTGCCGTGGAGGTCCTGCCCGGCGTGCGTTTCCCGGACCTGGTGAACCACGACCCAGAGACCGTCGGCCACAGCTACGTGCTGAGCGATGCGGCATTGACAGACGTGCCCGACGAACTGCGGAAATGA
- a CDS encoding right-handed parallel beta-helix repeat-containing protein: MRTRSRTSDSRTLRVEPLEDRRMLAVFTVDNLNDTGAGSLRDAITMANGSVGLDTVIFDSAVFASAQTIAIASQLPTITDDLTITGPGADLLTIDAGGGGNGIGDLNGYRHFEIDNGVNGADLSVTISGMKLTGGDLGDGGAIRSRENVLLSGLTIDGNASNFGGAINHREGTFTIKNSTLSNNQVNRNGGAIENGGELVIIDSTLSGNTADVNGSGGAITNYGPTGGNAGLVIRNSTITGNSSSGLGDGIFTSNGYGSATVQLDHTIVDNEVWWLSGTLTGNYNLFSGANPGIVGANNLFNSNPLLGRLADNGGPTQTHALLPGSPAINAGDPAINSGTDQRGLDRVQLGRVDIGAYEWQTVLPAQGLEVSTTNDLIDGDFTVGNLSLREAIAIAIATDLPGGNTNPGDDIITFDPDVFTGGANSVIRLRGAELQITETLTIDASSATDVVITADAAGDDTLVPGTFLTDVAASGIGLLDDNSRVFNFSATTGDLTLTGLTLTGGRATGSGGGIRFNGSGTLALIESTLSGNTSHFDGGGIYTRAGGVTLTSSTLSGNTTGYNGRGGGIYAGYGEVTLTNSTLSGNKCDFYGGGIFNFFGGVTLTSSTLSGNTSNNRGGGILTLAGGVTLNSSTLSGNASRFNGGGIYTFEGAVTLTSSTVTNNQASQGAGGGVFVSDTGTNPAITVQNSIIAGNTDSGAAPDLRPDPGSPVSIDHSLIGAAGSVFDPLLGPLADNGGPTQTHALLPGSPAINAGDPALASGFDQRGAPFLRDDGAGVDIGAFELQGVPNFPDGDYNYDGVADAADYTVWRDTLGSTTDLRANGDNTGASAGKIDRADYLLWRANYGNTTVPTTPAPAPAPTPVSAPVAAAGEQPAAEAAFAQWFAPTATAVTSEDDTPVATLPAEPGKDGSLLLLALDRPTSATDDWDETIDRLAEQNEPEPAGEELATLGVVFGEF, translated from the coding sequence GTGCGCACACGTTCTCGCACGTCTGACTCCCGCACGCTCCGCGTCGAGCCGCTCGAAGACCGTCGGATGCTGGCCGTCTTTACGGTCGATAATCTCAACGACACCGGCGCCGGCAGCTTGCGCGATGCGATCACCATGGCCAACGGCTCGGTGGGGCTCGACACGGTCATCTTCGACTCAGCCGTGTTTGCCAGCGCACAGACGATCGCGATCGCCTCGCAATTGCCGACCATCACCGACGATCTGACGATCACCGGCCCAGGGGCCGACCTGCTTACGATCGACGCGGGCGGCGGCGGCAACGGCATTGGCGACCTGAACGGGTACAGGCATTTCGAAATCGACAACGGCGTTAACGGCGCCGATTTGTCAGTCACGATCAGCGGAATGAAGCTCACCGGGGGCGATCTGGGCGACGGCGGCGCAATCCGCAGCCGTGAGAATGTGCTGCTTAGCGGGCTGACGATCGACGGCAACGCTTCCAATTTTGGCGGAGCCATCAATCACCGAGAAGGCACGTTCACGATCAAGAACAGCACACTGTCGAACAACCAAGTCAATAGAAATGGAGGTGCGATCGAAAATGGTGGCGAACTGGTCATCATCGATAGCACACTCTCCGGCAACACTGCCGACGTCAACGGCTCCGGCGGGGCCATTACTAACTACGGCCCCACTGGCGGCAATGCCGGCCTCGTCATTCGCAACAGCACCATCACCGGCAACTCGTCTAGCGGCTTAGGAGATGGAATCTTCACCTCCAACGGCTACGGCTCCGCAACGGTTCAACTAGACCACACGATTGTGGACAACGAGGTGTGGTGGCTTAGCGGTACGCTTACCGGCAACTACAACTTGTTCTCCGGAGCCAACCCTGGCATCGTGGGGGCGAACAACCTGTTCAACAGCAACCCGCTGCTCGGACGCCTGGCCGACAACGGCGGCCCGACGCAGACGCACGCCCTGCTGCCCGGCAGTCCGGCGATCAATGCGGGGGACCCTGCTATCAACAGCGGCACAGACCAGCGCGGACTCGACCGCGTGCAACTAGGCCGCGTCGACATCGGCGCCTACGAGTGGCAGACGGTGCTCCCCGCGCAGGGGCTTGAAGTTTCGACCACGAACGATCTCATCGACGGTGACTTCACCGTGGGGAATCTGTCGCTCCGCGAAGCGATCGCCATCGCCATCGCCACCGATTTACCGGGGGGCAACACGAATCCCGGCGACGATATAATCACGTTCGATCCGGATGTGTTCACGGGGGGCGCGAATAGCGTCATCCGGCTTAGGGGCGCGGAGCTACAAATCACCGAGACGCTCACGATCGACGCGTCGAGCGCCACCGACGTGGTGATCACCGCCGACGCGGCGGGCGACGACACGCTGGTGCCCGGCACGTTCCTCACCGACGTAGCCGCCAGCGGCATAGGACTGTTGGACGACAACTCGCGGGTGTTCAACTTCTCCGCCACGACGGGCGACCTGACGCTCACCGGCCTGACGCTCACCGGCGGACGCGCCACGGGATCAGGCGGTGGTATCCGCTTCAACGGCAGCGGAACGCTCGCGCTCATCGAGAGCACCCTCAGCGGCAACACAAGCCATTTCGACGGCGGCGGCATCTACACGCGTGCTGGCGGGGTGACGCTAACCAGCAGCACCCTCAGCGGCAACACAACCGGCTACAACGGCCGCGGCGGCGGCATTTACGCCGGGTACGGCGAGGTGACGCTAACCAACAGCACCCTCAGCGGCAACAAATGCGATTTCTACGGAGGCGGCATCTTCAATTTTTTTGGCGGGGTGACGCTAACCAGCAGCACCCTCAGCGGCAACACAAGCAATAACCGCGGCGGCGGCATCTTGACGCTTGCTGGCGGGGTGACGCTAAACAGCAGCACCCTCAGCGGCAACGCAAGCCGTTTCAACGGCGGCGGCATCTACACTTTTGAGGGCGCGGTGACGCTAACCAGCAGCACCGTCACGAACAATCAGGCATCTCAGGGGGCTGGTGGAGGTGTTTTCGTCAGCGATACCGGCACGAATCCCGCCATCACCGTGCAGAACTCAATCATCGCCGGCAACACCGACAGTGGCGCGGCGCCCGACCTGCGACCCGACCCAGGCAGCCCGGTATCGATCGACCACAGCCTGATCGGCGCGGCGGGCAGCGTGTTCGACCCGCTGCTCGGCCCGCTGGCCGACAACGGCGGACCGACGCAGACGCACGCCTTACTGCCCGGCAGTCCGGCGATCAACGCGGGTGATCCGGCCCTGGCCAGTGGATTTGACCAACGCGGCGCGCCCTTCTTGCGTGACGATGGGGCGGGCGTCGACATCGGGGCGTTCGAATTGCAGGGCGTCCCCAACTTTCCCGACGGCGACTACAACTACGACGGCGTCGCCGACGCGGCCGACTATACCGTGTGGCGCGACACGCTCGGCAGCACCACTGACCTCCGCGCCAACGGCGACAATACGGGCGCCAGCGCCGGCAAGATAGACCGAGCCGACTACCTCTTGTGGCGCGCCAACTACGGCAACACGACTGTGCCGACGACGCCCGCCCCGGCGCCCGCCCCGACGCCGGTCTCGGCGCCGGTCGCGGCAGCCGGCGAGCAACCCGCGGCCGAAGCGGCCTTCGCCCAGTGGTTTGCCCCAACCGCAACGGCCGTGACGAGCGAAGACGACACGCCGGTTGCGACGCTGCCCGCTGAGCCTGGCAAGGACGGTAGTCTACTGCTCTTGGCCCTAGATCGGCCGACCTCAGCAACCGATGATTGGGATGAGACCATTGATCGGTTGGCCGAACAGAACGAACCCGAACCAGCAGGCGAAGAACTCGCGACCCTGGGCGTAGTGTTCGGGGAGTTCTGA